A single Caretta caretta isolate rCarCar2 chromosome 2, rCarCar1.hap1, whole genome shotgun sequence DNA region contains:
- the NSMCE2 gene encoding E3 SUMO-protein ligase NSE2 isoform X1: protein MNRSEYEQEAARQLSNTTFYKPLPSDPTEGYQKKQHHLLKKLPEKAQEQIHTDTPLESQPGVFYLLPKIHKPGNPGRPITSGIGTLTAGLSGYVDSLLRPYTTSTPSYLRDTTDFLRKLQSIGDLPDNTILANMDVEALYTNIPHKDGLQAIKNCIPDNVMANLMAELCDFVLTHNYFTFGDNVYLQVSGTAMGTRMAPQYANIFMADLEQRFLSSHPLMSLLYLRYIDDIFIIWTHGKEAVEEFHHDFNNFHPTINLSLHQSTQEIHFLDTTVLISDGDINTTLYRKPTDRYTYLHASSFHPDHTT from the coding sequence atgaataggtcagaatatgaacaagaggctgctaggcagctctccaacaccactttctacaagccattaccctctgatcccactgagggttaccaaaagaaacaacaccatctgctcaagaaactccctgaaaaagcacaagaacaaatccacacagacacacccctggaatcccagccaggggtattctatctgctacccaagatccataaacctggaaatcctggacgccccatcacctcaggcattggcaccctgacagcaggactgtctggctatgtagactccctcctgagGCCCTACACtactagcactcccagctatcttcgagacaccactgacttcctgaggaaactacaatccatcggtgatcttcctgataacaccatcctggccaacatggatgtagaagccctctacaccaacattccacacaaagatggactacaagccatcaagaactgtatccccgataatgtcatggcaaacctgatggctgaactttgtgactttgtcctcacccataactatttcacatttggggacaatgtatatcttcaagtcagtggtactgctatgggtactcgcatggccccacagtatgccaacatctttatggctgacttagagcaacgcttcctcagctctcatcccctaatgtccctactctacttgcgctacattgatgatatcttcatcatctggacccatggaaaagaagccgttgaggaattccaccatgatttcaacaatttccatcccaccatcaatctcagcctgcaccagtccacacaagagatccacttcctggacactacggtgctaataagtgatggtgacataaacaccaccctataccggaaacctacagaccgctatacttacctgcatgcctccagctttcatccagaccacaccacatga